The stretch of DNA CCTTACTCTATTAAAGTAAAGCTTGCTAGTTATTCCCTTgttggttaagtgtggtcggatctctccaattttttgttaaaaacgttggtatcattaccttagTGGCTCCATTTGTCATAAGTTGTCACGTTTGCCTCTAACTAGATATAACTCTGttcaggtagaaattatcgtgtgttctaatcctatactaagacctcatatactgaatttaatggtctcatcttGGCCCTAGCAtaccgtccttcgttcgggattactagcttcgtttcctatgcgatatccgctaggtccttagattttattctaatgtgatcaatattaaaattaatataaaaccggacaataaaagagtttgcaATCAGAAAGCAATtaaatttatacccaaattgtacaaaatacaaaaccaagcattcgtaagggagttcctcgactccacctaacctaggaaaaataaattacaaagacataAAGAAAAGAATCttgttggccttggagttccttggcctccttgcctcctccttagagttctcctaactctagagtgaatattaaatctctctgaatattttggaatgaataatagtggaggaagaaggctttatttatagtttttcagctgggtttgggtttttctctgaatttttttttattatctagTTTCGGGGATGAAACTAAACTTTTGGTAGGTAGAATGTAAAACCcgagaaatttattttaattactatttatttatgagTTAAGATACTTTAACTTCATCTTTTATAACAAGTGGTTTTATCACGCTTGATTTTATGAGAGAAATTTAagttaatcttttattttctggtttcgaggacgaaactctTTTAAGGGGGTTAGTATTGTAACGCCCTAAATTTTTaagtaacaaaatttgaaaCCGTGCTCTATCTATTTTGTGCACCTAGCTATTTTATTTCCTAGTTTTGGTGTGACattgataaaataattatttttggacCATATATGTGTATGAATTATTCCTATATTGACCAATTGATGATGTGTTCTAATAAATAGGGAATTATCCCTTAATTTATTAACATAATTGGAGAGAGGtaaagaatgaaaataaaattatataacatAAGTATGAGGAGCGGGGCACTCCGGCTGTAAGTCCTAAAATTATGCAATCAAGTAAGGATGATGATAAGTGAGTAGAGCATTGACTTTCCTTGAAGATTTACAACTCACGCCTTGTTGTGATGGATAAAGAAATCATGATGATTTTCATTGGTAAAATCAACTATCATAAAATACTATGAATTGCATTTATTGCAATTGATTTGCTCTTATCATAATTCCCTTTCACGTTTAATTGCTTCTTTTCAAATAATCAAGCCCCCAAGTCACCTTGACAGCCATACAATCCTCATAAATTGTATGTTCCTCTCCCTTCTAGATagtatggaaaaaaaatattgcaaccTTTATTTCTATCAGATTTTCCTAAACTTTGTAAGCAAGATTTGCCGTAGAGTGATAACAATATTTAAAGACACGTATGCTATAGTTCCAATCACCTCATCTCAATTCCTCATTCCAAGATATAAGAAAATAGTAAGAGCAAGAAACACTCCACCAGCCCTTTATTTTCTTCGTACCATTAGAGGTAACAACTTCACCCTTCTTTCTTCTATCCCGTTGAAATGATATTAAAATTGAATCGGAAATAATACTAAGATATGAATCATTCTTATTGAACTTAGATCAAATAGTTGCAATACAAAAGGAATTTGAGATGTGAAAAGAGAGTTTGAGAGAGAAGAATAACAACTTCACCAATCACATAACTTACAAAATACCCCTACTACCCTATTAATAGTAACTCATGTTTCTACATAGTCTCATTATTTGGGCTTAAGTTGACTAACTCCTATTTGGGCCTATCCAATATGATGGGTTCATTACAATACCTTCCCCTTTAAAaccaaccttgtcctcaaggttgtaGCAATTGCTCACAACACCAATTTTACCCGGATCCCATTGCTTGAACTTTGTTAACCAAGTTGTTGTATGCATATTGCCGTGTCTACCAGGATCCCACTTTTTCCTTCTTTCCATCTTCACTTGACTAGTGCAGCCACAAATTCTCACAATTATATGCATGAATTGACATCCATATGTAACAATTTTTGTAACTCCAAAAGCAACTAGCTTTGCTACAAGGCTTCCATCTAGCACTATGAAACAATACTGTAATCTCGCAATCtttttatgctttattttttccataatttctacCGCCTTGATGTCATTTATAGTTCCTTCATTGTCAATCATCCATGCTAGCACACATGGTATCCAAACAACATGAATCATATCACTATCCCCCCTATGAAGAcaaaccttgtcctcaaggttgaagTCAAGAAAATGGTGTAGAATAATAGTAGCAACTTCCACATGGACAATAAAACATCCACCAGGATCCCATTGAATGAATTGCTTTTCATGGAACAAACAAGCATCACCAAATTTTTCTAGTTCTTGTACCAAAGCAGAAATGAAACAAGCTGCTCCATCAAAATGGTACTCAATAATAAATCCTAGTTTGTACCATAACCTTTCTTCAAGTATGTAATTAGCTTCTTTAGCATTTTGTGTAAAGACTTTCtttgaaatgaaaaaataagcaacaccaccaccacccgGATCCCATTTCTTGGAATGCTTTCCGTTTGGTGTCATTTGCAAATATTCAGCAACACTCATTGGCAGTACCATGTTGTATGCACTACAAGTGGTAGTAAAACCATTGGTAACTTTGGGGCATGAATCAAGTACTGCAGCCACCCAAACAGATACATCAACAAGTTGAACTATTTGGGGCCATGGAGAATTAGCGTACTCAGAGAATGATCTTGGCAGCCACAAGCTTGGCATACCCTGAATATTAAGTTGATTACCACAAACTAGAACTGGTTGAAATAGAATATGAGCATTTATGGAGTTGTGTGAATTACGTGGTTGAGTTATTGTAGAAAACCTGTGATGGCTACCATATGGGATATGAGCATCTTTAGAAAGTGTAGCTTTGCCACCTTTTGTAGAAACAAGAAGCATATGATAAACAATTCCAACCACAACTACATTAAGCATTGCACGTGGCACCCCAAGTGCAGACACTACAACATCATTAAAATATGGATCATGTGGAAAGGTGGATGAACCTACATTGGCATgaaaatcaaactcaagctCTAGTTCACTAGGTGGGGCATTGAACAATCCAGTACCAACATATTTTCCCTGTGCAATTGCAAGAGTAGTGATGATTTCTCCCATAGATACATTCTTATCAACACCCTTTGTTATTGTTAAATTATCTTCTGCAATTCTATGTTCCCCAATTACACAAAAGTGataacaatatttatttaaagacaCGTATGCTATAGTTCCAATCACCTCATTTCAATTCCTCATTCCAAGATATAAGAAAATAGTAAGAGCAAGAAACACTCCACCAGCCCTTTATTTTCTTCGTACCATTAGAGGTAACAACTTCACCCTTCTTTCTTCTATCCCGTTAACTTTCGCTTATCTCTAATATAAGTTTTATTCTATAAAGTCTTTTAAACCTTTCTTTGTACGAGTGACGCGGGAAGCTTAAAAACTTTGTGTTAGAGTAGAAAAGCGCCTAAGATAAGGGTTTTTTTCTCATACATTCATGCTACATAGGGATTTGTTGTGGAATGATAGTAGAACCTTTATCACTTAAAATAAACCAAAAGAATcaacttataaatataaaaaatgaaacgaAAAGAGTGTGCCTAATGTAttgatattaattttgttttggttcactatttatatatatgtacaacCTATTGCTAACCGTGTTTCAATTTATCAGTATATTTATATTGTTATTTGTTTTCTATCAAGTGCTAATTGTGTTGTTTTATATGTTTGGATTTAAGTTGTGTTGATTTCTTCATTGTATGAGTTACATATAATTTCACCTTTTATATACAAATAGCATATGCTACTTTCGGGTGATGATTATGTTAGAAGACTTGTTTTTATTGCTTATTGGTATAAAGAAGGGAAATGTAAATAAAAGTATAGGGAGGACTAAGTATGTCGCAGGTCAGGTTGGTCTTATTAAGGAAGTGgagtttcatgcatcatatagGATGTGTATAGCAGAGTTTCTATAGGTAGCCTTTGTG from Trifolium pratense cultivar HEN17-A07 linkage group LG5, ARS_RC_1.1, whole genome shotgun sequence encodes:
- the LOC123883844 gene encoding uncharacterized protein LOC123883844 produces the protein MGEIITTLAIAQGKYVGTGLFNAPPSELELEFDFHANVVVVGIVYHMLLVSTKGGKATLSKDAHIPYGSHHRFSTITQPRNSHNSINAHILFQPVLVCGNQLNIQGMPSLWLPRSFSEYANSPWPQIVQLVDVSVWVAAVLDSCPKVTNGFTTTCSAYNMVLPMSVAEYLQMTPNGKHSKKWDPGGGGVAYFFISKKVFTQNAKEANYILEERLWYKLGFIIEYHFDGAACFISALVQELEKFGDACLFHEKQFIQWDPGGCFIVHVEVATIILHHFLDFNLEDKVCLHRGDSDMIHVVWIPCVLAWMIDNEGTINDIKAVEIMEKIKHKKIARLQYCFIVLDGSLVAKLVAFGVTKIVTYGCQFMHIIVRICGCTSQVKMERRKKWDPGRHGNMHTTTWLTKFKQWDPGKIGVVSNCYNLEDKVGFKGEGIVMNPSYWIGPNRS